CATACTAGAATTTGGAAGAAGCATATCAATAACTGTAGCTAACAAAATAAATAGAATAATATTTGTTACCCACTCTTTTAAAAATTCCATTCATCTGCCACCTCCTATCTCATCATCATCGTTAAATTCCCGGCGGCCACAATGACTGTTATACTTAAAAAGAACATTAACGATACAATTCCTAGTGCTGCAAAAACATATATGACACTTTTGCTGATAATATCAAGACACTTAATGATTGGCCCGCCTCCCAATGGTTGAAGGACAGAAGCAGCAAATTTATATATAAAAGAAATCATTAAGATTTTAATGGCAGGAAAAGCAACAATTATGAGGAGAATCGCAACTCCTGCGATACCAACAGTATTTTTCAAAAGAACAGATGCACTAACAACGGTATCTGTGGCATCGGTAAACATTCTGCCTATAACTGGGATAAAGTTTCCCGCGAGAAATTTGGCCGTCCGAATGGTGATCCCATCGGTAACGGCTGCGGAAGCACCCTGTACCGAAATAACTCCCAAGAAAACAGTTAGGAAAAGTCCCATCAACCCTATGCTCCAATTGCGCAGCAGTGATGCCAATTGGGTTACTTTATATTGTTCTGACATTGTGCTAACAATGCTAAGCAGAGTTCCTAAGAACAGAAGCGGTAGAATCAAATATTGCATTAAAAATCCGCTCATATTCATTAAAAACAAAATGACGGGATGAAAAAAAGCTGCGGAAGCAATCCCCCCTGATGCAGCCATTAATGCTAGCAACAGCGGAATCAGGGCGAGAACAAATGAAATCATCGTACCAATGGCTTCATTAGCGTAGTTTATAGCAATATGGAAACTATTCAGAGCCAGTATGACTAAGACCATGTAGACAATTGCATAGGCTATTTTACTGACATTACTTTGTTCAAAAGCATTTTGCATTGATTGGAGAAACATGCTGAAAATCGCCAGCATAATAATCGAACCCAGTAGTTTTCCATTTGCTACAAATTCCTGAAAAGCAAATTTTAAAAACCCCTGTCCCCAGAGTTTGAGC
Above is a genomic segment from Neobacillus endophyticus containing:
- the spoIIIAE gene encoding stage III sporulation protein AE, producing MKQWMQIIPIMILLTLFFCIPNAQAAENSKDPPALSPQELVDSQLKSLDLSDLKQFWEDITNKYGGFLPESQKGSLYEFMKGEKKFSLKLWGQGFLKFAFQEFVANGKLLGSIIMLAIFSMFLQSMQNAFEQSNVSKIAYAIVYMVLVILALNSFHIAINYANEAIGTMISFVLALIPLLLALMAASGGIASAAFFHPVILFLMNMSGFLMQYLILPLLFLGTLLSIVSTMSEQYKVTQLASLLRNWSIGLMGLFLTVFLGVISVQGASAAVTDGITIRTAKFLAGNFIPVIGRMFTDATDTVVSASVLLKNTVGIAGVAILLIIVAFPAIKILMISFIYKFAASVLQPLGGGPIIKCLDIISKSVIYVFAALGIVSLMFFLSITVIVAAGNLTMMMR